From a region of the Thermococcus sp. 21S7 genome:
- a CDS encoding type II toxin-antitoxin system VapC family toxin codes for MGRRIKPEVIYLDTSALIALFNSRDRNHGAAVEFLSRSLEEGRVFLLSRPVLLEYLNGLAKRVGKGIAREQYEALKSSSFVYLERETEEDWSRAWELFFKYHDQRGIDLFDSLSFAIMERLGLRKAFTFDHDFEIHGFEKLP; via the coding sequence ATGGGGAGACGAATAAAACCTGAGGTCATATACCTCGACACAAGCGCCCTCATAGCACTCTTTAACTCCAGAGACAGAAACCACGGGGCAGCTGTGGAGTTTCTGAGCCGTTCTCTTGAGGAGGGAAGGGTGTTTCTGCTTTCCAGGCCGGTTCTCCTTGAGTACCTTAACGGACTTGCCAAGAGAGTGGGGAAGGGTATCGCGAGGGAACAGTACGAGGCCTTAAAGTCCAGCAGCTTTGTGTACCTGGAGCGGGAAACGGAGGAGGACTGGTCAAGGGCGTGGGAGCTGTTTTTCAAGTACCACGACCAGCGGGGGATAGACCTCTTCGATTCCCTAAGCTTTGCGATAATGGAAAGGCTCGGCCTCAGAAAGGCCTTTACTTTCGATCACGATTTTGAAATCCATGGCTTTGAAAAACTACCATAA
- a CDS encoding SPOUT family RNA methylase: MKFIVKTQRGMESVAANYIKESLPDARVWASPMGYYGLIIVETDEEKAAETILQIPEVERLIPVVVEVPAELEKIVESAEELASMINESETFAVKTKRRGKHRFTSMDVNRELGARIRELTNADVNLSWPDRVVQVEIIGDRAYISVVPGEEFRKFTPDKIDARKLFRKVTLIQMPYWGDYKACRSFGEKIGRAAQAFEVKELIIAPKEKMDAFELAEFINGVRVGQESRHRIQREAYPWKVEKVPVSVWDIYQVVRDKRRNKRLLIITDPKGPTLAEVKENLARDMFHAKEVVIFVGSREGIPRGLFRFADYIVDLAPYMTFATEHGIPAALVSLWEVYEEYARKREEGA; encoded by the coding sequence ATGAAGTTCATAGTCAAGACCCAGCGGGGGATGGAGAGCGTCGCCGCCAACTACATCAAGGAATCCCTCCCGGATGCCCGCGTTTGGGCGTCCCCAATGGGCTACTACGGCCTGATCATCGTTGAGACGGACGAGGAAAAGGCCGCTGAGACGATACTCCAAATCCCGGAGGTTGAGAGGCTGATTCCGGTCGTTGTTGAGGTTCCGGCCGAGCTTGAGAAAATAGTCGAAAGCGCCGAGGAACTCGCTTCCATGATCAATGAGAGCGAAACTTTCGCCGTGAAGACCAAGAGGCGCGGAAAGCACAGGTTCACCAGCATGGACGTTAACCGCGAGCTGGGGGCTAGAATAAGGGAGCTCACAAACGCCGATGTAAACCTCAGCTGGCCGGACAGGGTTGTTCAGGTTGAGATAATCGGCGACAGGGCCTACATCTCAGTGGTTCCGGGTGAGGAGTTCAGAAAGTTCACGCCCGATAAGATAGACGCGAGAAAACTTTTCCGCAAGGTTACGCTCATTCAGATGCCCTACTGGGGCGATTACAAGGCCTGTCGCTCCTTCGGTGAGAAGATTGGAAGGGCCGCGCAGGCCTTCGAGGTGAAGGAGTTAATCATCGCCCCCAAGGAGAAGATGGACGCCTTCGAGCTGGCGGAGTTCATAAACGGGGTTAGGGTTGGCCAGGAGAGCAGGCACAGGATACAGCGCGAGGCATATCCCTGGAAGGTTGAGAAGGTTCCGGTAAGCGTTTGGGACATCTACCAGGTCGTCAGGGACAAGAGGCGGAACAAGAGGCTGCTCATCATCACCGACCCCAAGGGACCGACCCTCGCGGAGGTAAAGGAGAACCTCGCAAGGGACATGTTTCATGCAAAGGAGGTCGTAATCTTCGTCGGCTCCCGTGAGGGCATCCCGCGCGGCCTTTTCAGGTTCGCCGACTACATCGTTGACCTCGCACCGTACATGACGTTCGCGACTGAGCACGGCATTCCGGCTGCGCTCGTCTCGCTCTGGGAGGTTTACGAAGAATACGCAAGGAAGCGCGAGGAAGGGGCCTAA
- a CDS encoding DUF92 domain-containing protein: MLERAAVDIAVVAGLGFGSYKFKALDAKGAVAAALLGLSVIELGGVYPFAALLTFVVLGVLATKYKFKEKARLGAAQSRNGVRSWGNVIGNGLAAVIFLAFEYFSRMDVFWAASFAAIATANGDTLASELGKIFGKSPKLITTLRPAKPGTNGAVSWAGELFALAGALVIALFALPLTEEKGIMLLAVTIGGFIGVNLDSLIGATLENEGITDNNSTNFLASLLGGFIGAGLFYLLA, encoded by the coding sequence ATGCTTGAGAGGGCGGCAGTAGACATCGCAGTGGTTGCAGGACTCGGCTTCGGCTCCTACAAGTTCAAGGCACTGGACGCGAAAGGGGCCGTTGCAGCGGCACTCCTCGGACTCTCGGTTATCGAGCTGGGCGGAGTGTACCCATTCGCCGCGCTTCTGACCTTCGTGGTTCTCGGCGTTCTGGCCACCAAGTACAAATTCAAGGAGAAAGCCCGACTCGGTGCCGCCCAGAGCAGGAACGGAGTAAGAAGCTGGGGCAACGTCATCGGCAACGGGCTTGCGGCGGTTATCTTTCTGGCCTTTGAGTACTTCTCCCGCATGGACGTTTTCTGGGCCGCCAGCTTTGCTGCAATTGCAACCGCAAACGGTGATACACTGGCCAGTGAACTCGGCAAGATATTTGGAAAGAGCCCGAAGCTTATCACCACCCTACGACCGGCCAAACCCGGAACCAACGGTGCCGTCTCCTGGGCAGGGGAGCTCTTCGCCCTCGCCGGCGCGCTGGTCATAGCACTCTTCGCCCTCCCTCTGACTGAGGAAAAGGGCATCATGCTCCTCGCGGTTACCATCGGTGGATTCATCGGGGTCAACCTGGACAGCCTCATAGGGGCGACCCTTGAGAACGAGGGGATAACGGACAACAACTCGACGAACTTTCTCGCGAGTCTCCTCGGCGGCTTCATCGGCGCTGGGCTCTTCTACCTCCTCGCGTGA
- a CDS encoding Lrp/AsnC family transcriptional regulator — MADKINGIDVRILKLLAKNARLTYKELAEILGTTRQRISRRMDRLERNGIIKKYTVIPNYDALGYVHVVLGITVKPSIDIDDIIPALVEDDNIKIIERALGSHSLIIHIVGPKDMKELEKIINEVSKKIPGIDKLDITFVTETVKFEVL, encoded by the coding sequence ATGGCTGATAAAATAAACGGAATAGATGTAAGGATTTTGAAGCTCCTCGCCAAGAACGCCCGCCTTACCTACAAGGAGCTTGCCGAAATTCTCGGCACCACTAGGCAGAGGATATCCCGCAGGATGGACCGTCTTGAGAGGAACGGCATTATAAAGAAGTACACGGTAATACCCAACTACGACGCCCTCGGTTACGTTCATGTCGTCCTTGGAATAACCGTTAAGCCCTCAATCGACATAGACGACATCATCCCGGCACTCGTCGAGGACGATAACATCAAGATAATAGAGCGCGCCCTCGGTTCCCACAGCCTTATCATCCATATCGTTGGTCCCAAGGACATGAAGGAGCTTGAGAAGATCATAAACGAGGTTTCCAAGAAGATACCGGGCATTGATAAGCTCGACATAACCTTCGTAACCGAGACCGTTAAGTTCGAGGTTCTTTAA
- a CDS encoding MazG nucleotide pyrophosphohydrolase domain-containing protein, giving the protein MNDLQREVDRIVMEFGGYWKPFEMLAALVEETGELADELLKVEGVKGPGDRNRLKEELGDVAFALACIANYYGVDLMDALRETIEKYRERDRERWISV; this is encoded by the coding sequence ATGAACGACCTCCAGCGGGAAGTTGACAGAATCGTCATGGAGTTTGGGGGATACTGGAAGCCGTTCGAGATGCTTGCAGCCCTTGTGGAGGAGACGGGAGAGCTTGCAGATGAACTGTTGAAGGTGGAGGGCGTTAAAGGCCCGGGGGACAGAAATCGCTTGAAGGAAGAGCTCGGCGACGTTGCATTTGCCCTCGCATGCATCGCCAACTACTACGGCGTAGACCTCATGGACGCCCTCAGGGAGACCATAGAGAAGTACAGGGAACGAGACAGGGAACGCTGGATCAGCGTATGA
- a CDS encoding metalloregulator ArsR/SmtB family transcription factor — protein sequence MRIKDLLDGLNEKQRKTVLQCVETCGIPDLDREVDLQVETDAIKFLKAISNPLRLKILKLLKDNWLCVCLISRILDQDQTLISHHLRTLKGLGLIEERKEGKMHFYRTNTEALKRYLDMISVELV from the coding sequence ATGAGGATTAAGGACCTTCTGGATGGACTGAACGAGAAGCAGAGGAAAACAGTCCTGCAGTGCGTAGAAACGTGCGGAATCCCTGACCTGGACAGGGAAGTTGACCTCCAGGTGGAAACCGATGCGATAAAGTTCCTGAAGGCGATTTCAAATCCACTCCGTCTCAAAATACTCAAGCTCCTGAAGGACAACTGGCTGTGCGTGTGCCTCATTTCGAGGATACTCGACCAGGATCAGACCCTCATAAGCCACCACCTACGCACGCTCAAGGGTCTCGGGCTGATAGAGGAGCGCAAGGAGGGCAAGATGCATTTCTACAGAACCAATACCGAGGCGCTTAAGAGGTACCTCGATATGATCAGCGTTGAGCTGGTGTGA
- a CDS encoding Mov34/MPN/PAD-1 family protein — protein MEAVRIRRELLEYLLELASDFYPNEFAGFLRERGGVFEEVLIAPNPHFGSSSAFFDTWMLPYDESIKGTVHSHPGPSPWPSQADLNFFSKFGGVHLIIAYPFVEDSVRAYRSDGSRLRIEVVD, from the coding sequence ATGGAAGCGGTAAGGATTAGGCGCGAGCTTCTGGAGTACCTGCTGGAGCTCGCCAGCGACTTCTATCCCAACGAATTCGCGGGCTTTCTGCGGGAGAGGGGCGGGGTATTCGAGGAGGTTTTGATAGCCCCCAACCCCCATTTTGGGAGTAGCTCCGCGTTCTTCGACACATGGATGCTGCCCTACGACGAGAGCATTAAGGGCACCGTCCATTCCCATCCGGGACCGAGCCCCTGGCCATCCCAAGCGGATTTGAACTTCTTCTCTAAGTTCGGGGGAGTTCACCTGATAATCGCGTACCCCTTCGTCGAGGACAGCGTAAGAGCGTACCGCAGTGACGGAAGCAGGCTCAGAATAGAGGTCGTGGACTGA
- a CDS encoding RidA family protein, with the protein MKKETVLTEKAPAPIGPYSQGIIAEGKFLFVSGQIPINPETGELVGGSIEEQTEQALKNLLAVVEAAGGSAENVVKVTVYIRDMGSYAKFNEVYNRYFSESKPARAVVEVSNLPKGVDVEIEAIAVL; encoded by the coding sequence ATGAAAAAGGAGACTGTTCTCACGGAGAAGGCGCCCGCCCCGATAGGGCCCTACAGCCAGGGAATAATCGCGGAAGGGAAGTTCCTCTTCGTCTCGGGACAGATACCAATAAACCCCGAAACGGGTGAACTCGTTGGGGGCAGCATTGAGGAGCAGACCGAGCAGGCGCTCAAAAACCTCCTGGCGGTCGTCGAGGCTGCGGGCGGAAGCGCCGAGAACGTGGTGAAGGTAACGGTGTACATCAGGGACATGGGCAGCTACGCCAAATTCAACGAGGTTTACAACCGCTATTTCTCCGAGTCCAAGCCCGCTAGAGCTGTCGTTGAGGTCTCAAACCTTCCCAAGGGCGTTGACGTGGAGATAGAGGCCATAGCGGTCCTCTAA
- a CDS encoding DUF2666 family protein, producing the protein MKVEDQIVFTAHHGSWKVADRLIDLEDEKVAHFLASISNAVNAKIPEYLTEVMNVAGIMSLAEEIGKKDLSDAVVALKSPGTARKLGTLVFEEDKKLRKHLVDVAKAVLVREVLSKKVPVEYPEEPLSEVRIVFPYSEDHVNFTAFHLSAEHGKWRAVRRLIIDDKTPMADVARLLASINESITLKLPVYASIDIKGIDAWFGEFKKVKKAEIPAVVEKYRHFPAENYAPGPFQEHAKVYALRKALEKIGLPLDVPAKSLEKYLEKK; encoded by the coding sequence ATGAAGGTTGAGGATCAGATTGTGTTCACGGCACATCACGGGAGCTGGAAGGTGGCCGACAGGCTGATTGACCTAGAGGACGAGAAGGTGGCCCACTTTCTGGCCAGCATCTCCAACGCGGTCAACGCCAAGATACCAGAGTACCTAACCGAGGTCATGAACGTGGCAGGGATAATGAGCCTCGCGGAAGAAATCGGGAAGAAGGACCTAAGCGATGCCGTCGTTGCCCTCAAATCGCCGGGAACGGCGAGGAAACTCGGTACCCTCGTCTTTGAAGAGGATAAGAAGCTCAGGAAGCACCTCGTTGACGTGGCCAAGGCGGTCCTTGTGAGGGAAGTGCTCTCGAAGAAAGTTCCCGTGGAGTACCCAGAAGAGCCCCTGAGCGAGGTCAGGATAGTCTTCCCGTACAGCGAGGATCACGTGAACTTCACGGCGTTCCACCTCAGCGCAGAGCACGGTAAGTGGAGGGCCGTTAGAAGGCTCATAATCGACGACAAAACACCGATGGCAGACGTCGCGCGGCTTTTGGCGAGCATAAACGAGAGCATAACCCTGAAGCTCCCCGTCTACGCAAGCATTGACATTAAGGGTATAGACGCCTGGTTCGGCGAGTTCAAGAAGGTTAAAAAGGCCGAAATCCCCGCCGTTGTGGAGAAATACAGACACTTCCCGGCCGAGAACTACGCCCCGGGCCCGTTCCAGGAACATGCGAAGGTCTACGCTCTGAGGAAGGCTCTGGAGAAGATAGGCCTCCCGCTGGACGTCCCGGCCAAGAGCCTTGAGAAGTATCTGGAGAAAAAGTGA
- the lonB gene encoding ATP-dependent protease LonB codes for MGEDEKVNRESLAPREYGESLELGMEFSTTEEVKVPEKLIDQVIGQEHAVEVIRTAANQKRHVLLIGEPGTGKSMLGQAMAELLPTENLEDILVFPNPEDENMPKIKIVPACQGRRIVEKYREKAKGQESIKSYILLFVMFTVMLALFIDFSATTLLMGLFVVILTIMALSNMRLKGSVLVPKLLVDNCGRNKAPFIDATGAHAGALLGDVRHDPFQCFSGNESVVIRENGKIKAVKLKNFVENALENPSGEGMDGDVRVIYHDFRDESVEVLTKDGFTKLLYANKRVGKQRLRRIVHLEKDHWLALTPDHKVYTAGGLKEVGELTERDELISVPVTVLDEFVIAKTYGEEGKLRDYLRWTEHREKTGHGYKRASKELGIKASTLRWWEEGAKPKSLRMAEELKGLGLLPLRSDDERLEKVALLMGALFSDGNIDKNLNTLSFVSGEREAVEKFVGVLKELFGEFNYEIKENRESKGRSVLFRTWDRRVIRFFVALGAPVGNKTKVRLELPWWVKLRPSLFLAFFDGFYSGDGSVPRFAHYKDGIKFNGTLEVAQLAEELDNKLPFFEELAWHLGLFGIDAKVRVDEAKGKHKVRLILSQSIDNVLTFLEFVPISLSPAKREKFIAEVEKYLAGAGDSRHADRLDELRKWLGRVKRGERRAFIETWEEVEVTYNLTTEKGNLIANGLFVKNSGGLGTPAHERVEPGMIHRAHRGVLFIDEVATLSLKMQQSLLTAMQEKRFPITGQSEMSSGAMVRTEPVPCDFVLVAAGNLDTVDKMHPALRSRIRGYGYEVYMRTTMPDTVENRRKLIQFVAQEVKRDGKIPHFTRDAVEEIVREAQKRAGRKGHLTLRLRDLGGIVRAAGDIAVKKGKKYVEREDVLEAVRMAKPLEKQLADWYIERKKEYQVIKTEGSEIGRVNGLAVIGEQSGIVLPIEAVVAPAASKEEGKIIVTGKLGEIAKEAVQNVSAIIKRYKGEDISRYDIHVQFLQTYEGVEGDSASISVATAVISALEEIPIRQDVAMTGSLSVRGEVLPIGGATPKIEAAIEAGIKTVIIPKSNEKDVFLSKDKAEKVRIFPVETIDEVLEIALEESEKKRELLRRIREALPLSL; via the coding sequence ATGGGGGAAGACGAGAAGGTCAATAGGGAATCCCTGGCCCCCAGGGAATATGGAGAGAGCCTTGAGCTGGGCATGGAGTTCAGCACGACCGAGGAAGTCAAGGTTCCGGAAAAGCTCATTGACCAGGTCATAGGACAGGAGCACGCTGTGGAAGTCATCAGAACCGCTGCAAATCAGAAGAGACACGTTCTCCTCATAGGCGAGCCAGGAACCGGTAAGTCCATGCTCGGTCAGGCAATGGCGGAGCTGTTGCCCACGGAGAACCTTGAGGACATACTCGTCTTTCCGAACCCCGAAGACGAGAACATGCCCAAGATAAAGATCGTTCCAGCCTGCCAGGGAAGGAGGATAGTTGAGAAGTACCGCGAGAAGGCCAAGGGCCAGGAGAGTATAAAATCATACATCCTTCTGTTCGTCATGTTCACGGTCATGCTCGCCCTGTTTATAGACTTCAGCGCGACCACGCTCCTCATGGGGCTCTTCGTTGTAATACTCACGATAATGGCACTCTCGAACATGCGCCTCAAAGGCTCAGTCCTCGTTCCAAAGCTCCTCGTTGACAACTGCGGCAGGAACAAGGCCCCCTTCATAGATGCGACGGGAGCGCACGCAGGCGCACTACTTGGGGATGTAAGACACGACCCGTTCCAGTGCTTTAGTGGGAACGAGAGCGTCGTTATCAGGGAGAACGGGAAGATAAAGGCTGTAAAACTCAAGAACTTCGTCGAGAATGCCCTGGAGAACCCGTCGGGGGAGGGAATGGATGGAGACGTTAGGGTAATCTACCACGACTTCAGGGATGAGAGCGTTGAGGTCCTAACCAAAGACGGCTTCACAAAGCTCCTCTACGCCAACAAGAGGGTCGGAAAGCAGAGGTTGAGGAGGATAGTTCACCTCGAAAAGGATCACTGGCTCGCACTAACGCCTGACCACAAAGTTTACACCGCCGGTGGCCTCAAGGAAGTTGGCGAGCTCACCGAAAGGGACGAACTCATCAGCGTTCCGGTTACCGTGCTCGATGAGTTTGTGATAGCCAAAACTTACGGAGAGGAAGGCAAGCTGAGGGACTACCTCCGCTGGACGGAGCACCGCGAAAAGACCGGCCACGGCTACAAGCGGGCCTCGAAGGAGCTCGGTATAAAGGCGAGCACCCTCCGCTGGTGGGAGGAAGGGGCTAAGCCGAAATCGCTTAGAATGGCAGAGGAGCTCAAAGGACTCGGCCTCCTGCCGCTTAGGAGCGACGACGAAAGGCTTGAGAAGGTCGCTCTCCTGATGGGAGCGCTCTTCAGCGACGGCAACATTGACAAAAACCTCAACACGCTCAGCTTCGTCTCAGGGGAGAGGGAAGCAGTTGAGAAGTTTGTTGGAGTTCTTAAGGAGCTCTTTGGGGAGTTCAACTATGAGATAAAGGAGAACCGCGAATCAAAGGGCAGGAGCGTCCTCTTCAGGACGTGGGACAGGAGGGTTATAAGGTTCTTCGTGGCCCTCGGTGCTCCTGTTGGCAACAAGACAAAGGTCAGGCTTGAGCTCCCGTGGTGGGTTAAACTCAGACCGTCACTGTTTCTGGCCTTCTTCGACGGTTTCTACAGCGGCGACGGTAGCGTTCCGAGGTTCGCCCACTACAAGGACGGCATAAAGTTCAACGGGACGCTTGAGGTTGCCCAGCTTGCGGAGGAGCTTGACAACAAGCTACCGTTCTTCGAAGAGCTCGCCTGGCACCTCGGCCTCTTCGGAATAGACGCCAAGGTCAGGGTTGATGAAGCGAAAGGCAAACACAAGGTCAGGCTCATCCTGTCGCAGTCCATAGACAACGTTCTGACCTTCCTTGAGTTCGTCCCGATAAGCCTCTCTCCGGCGAAGAGGGAGAAGTTCATCGCCGAAGTTGAAAAGTACCTGGCTGGGGCAGGCGATTCAAGGCACGCCGACAGGCTCGACGAGCTCAGAAAGTGGCTTGGACGCGTGAAGAGAGGCGAGAGAAGAGCTTTTATCGAAACTTGGGAGGAAGTGGAAGTAACATACAACCTGACGACGGAGAAGGGCAACTTAATAGCCAACGGCCTCTTCGTCAAGAATTCCGGCGGTCTTGGAACCCCTGCCCACGAGCGCGTTGAGCCCGGGATGATACACCGCGCCCACAGGGGAGTGCTGTTCATAGACGAGGTGGCGACGCTGAGCCTCAAGATGCAGCAGAGTCTCCTCACCGCGATGCAGGAGAAGAGGTTCCCGATAACCGGCCAGAGCGAGATGTCGAGCGGTGCGATGGTCAGAACCGAGCCGGTCCCGTGCGACTTCGTCCTCGTCGCGGCCGGAAACCTCGACACCGTCGACAAGATGCATCCAGCATTGCGCTCCCGTATCCGGGGCTACGGTTACGAGGTTTACATGCGCACCACGATGCCGGACACCGTGGAGAACAGGCGCAAGCTCATCCAGTTCGTGGCACAGGAAGTGAAGCGCGACGGCAAGATACCTCACTTCACGCGCGACGCCGTTGAGGAGATAGTCAGGGAGGCGCAGAAGCGCGCCGGCAGGAAGGGGCACCTGACCCTACGCCTGCGCGACCTCGGTGGTATCGTGAGGGCCGCTGGAGACATAGCGGTCAAGAAGGGCAAGAAGTACGTGGAGCGTGAGGACGTCCTTGAGGCGGTCAGGATGGCCAAGCCGCTTGAGAAGCAGCTCGCTGACTGGTACATCGAGCGCAAGAAGGAGTACCAGGTCATCAAGACGGAGGGAAGCGAGATTGGTCGCGTTAACGGCCTTGCCGTGATAGGCGAGCAGAGCGGTATAGTCCTGCCGATAGAGGCGGTCGTTGCCCCGGCGGCGAGCAAGGAGGAGGGCAAGATTATAGTCACCGGAAAGCTCGGGGAGATAGCCAAAGAAGCCGTGCAGAACGTCTCGGCAATAATCAAGCGCTACAAGGGTGAGGACATCAGCAGGTACGACATCCACGTCCAGTTCCTCCAGACCTACGAGGGCGTGGAGGGTGACTCCGCCAGCATAAGCGTCGCGACAGCTGTCATCTCCGCCCTTGAGGAGATACCCATACGGCAGGACGTGGCGATGACCGGTTCGCTCAGCGTCCGCGGTGAAGTGCTCCCGATAGGCGGCGCGACGCCGAAGATTGAAGCGGCGATAGAGGCCGGCATAAAGACCGTCATAATCCCCAAGAGCAACGAGAAGGACGTCTTCCTCAGCAAGGACAAGGCGGAGAAGGTGCGGATCTTCCCGGTTGAGACCATAGACGAGGTGCTTGAGATAGCCCTTGAGGAGAGCGAGAAGAAGAGGGAGCTTCTCAGGCGCATAAGGGAGGCTCTCCCGCTTTCCCTCTGA
- the sufC gene encoding Fe-S cluster assembly ATPase SufC, with product MLNVENLMVTVGNREILRGVNLSVGTGEFHVIMGPNGSGKSTLALTIAGHPRYEIKSGRITFNGEDITQLAPDERVKRGIMLAFQHPEEVEGVRIMEFLQQVLAEVKGVDMVEAYDRIVETARELWFKEEDLMRYVNVGFSGGERKRFEILQALLLEPKLLILDEPDSGVDVDSLSVISRKIEELHERGTAVLLITHYGRILGHLDPSRFRVHVMREGRIVLERGGEFVKEIEEKGFQRIFEECGCDE from the coding sequence GTGCTCAACGTTGAGAACCTCATGGTCACTGTTGGGAACAGGGAGATTCTTAGGGGTGTGAATCTCTCGGTGGGCACTGGAGAGTTTCACGTCATAATGGGGCCGAACGGCTCCGGGAAGTCCACCCTTGCCCTGACCATAGCGGGTCACCCGAGGTACGAAATCAAAAGCGGAAGGATAACCTTCAACGGCGAGGACATAACTCAACTCGCACCGGATGAACGCGTCAAGCGCGGCATAATGCTGGCCTTTCAGCACCCGGAGGAGGTTGAGGGAGTAAGGATAATGGAGTTCCTCCAGCAGGTTCTGGCGGAGGTCAAGGGTGTGGACATGGTGGAGGCCTACGACCGCATAGTTGAGACGGCCAGGGAGCTCTGGTTCAAAGAGGAGGACCTGATGAGGTACGTCAACGTCGGCTTCTCCGGCGGCGAGAGGAAAAGGTTTGAAATCCTTCAGGCCCTTCTGCTGGAGCCAAAGCTTCTCATCCTGGACGAGCCGGACAGCGGGGTTGACGTTGACTCTCTCAGTGTCATCAGCAGGAAGATAGAGGAACTCCACGAGAGGGGAACGGCGGTTCTCTTGATAACCCACTACGGCAGGATACTCGGACACCTCGACCCGAGCAGATTCCGGGTTCACGTGATGCGCGAGGGAAGGATAGTGCTTGAGAGGGGCGGTGAGTTCGTTAAGGAAATTGAGGAGAAGGGCTTCCAGAGGATATTCGAGGAGTGTGGCTGTGATGAGTGA
- a CDS encoding SufD family Fe-S cluster assembly protein yields the protein MSEITVQEAKEIIAAEIENLARRNKEPEWMTRIRYKALEAFERAPHRDPVISEDELLRFIAKPEIAGVPENIESLDDLPPEMKALLDRLGISEVEQKYIAGLAVQTDTGVIYNEFLKEWEKKGLIVLPMEEAVKKYPDVVKQHFLQLFRADESKMAAYHTAVWNGGIFLYVKEGLKVPFPLHLFFLIQESALAQAPHIIIIAEPNSEFHLIEGCTAPVLVKHSLHLDMTEAYIRDGAKAQLTVLQNWPEYVHTRPMTRARIGKGARFINTTVGLGTGRSNIANPKYWVDENGYVELNGIILGQKDWYVDLGGEMYLQGRGAAGINASKAVIMDESTVITRGIIRAEAPMAKGHISCDALLMSDRATMETYPGLVSKVDDAELSHEAAIGKIREEELFYLMSRGLSEEKATQLIVKGFLEPMLKDIPMEFLVEIRKIIELAVSGGM from the coding sequence ATGAGTGAGATAACCGTTCAGGAGGCCAAGGAGATAATAGCGGCGGAGATAGAGAACCTCGCCAGGAGGAACAAAGAGCCGGAGTGGATGACGAGGATAAGGTACAAAGCTCTGGAGGCCTTCGAGAGGGCCCCCCACAGGGACCCCGTAATCAGCGAAGACGAACTGCTGAGGTTCATAGCCAAGCCCGAGATAGCCGGCGTTCCCGAGAACATCGAGAGTCTCGATGACCTGCCCCCGGAGATGAAGGCCCTCCTCGACAGACTCGGCATTAGCGAGGTCGAGCAGAAGTACATAGCTGGTCTGGCGGTTCAGACCGACACCGGAGTCATCTACAACGAGTTCCTCAAGGAGTGGGAGAAGAAGGGGCTCATCGTTCTGCCTATGGAAGAAGCGGTTAAGAAGTACCCCGATGTTGTTAAACAGCATTTCCTCCAGCTTTTCCGTGCAGATGAGAGCAAGATGGCCGCGTACCACACGGCGGTATGGAACGGCGGAATCTTCCTCTACGTCAAGGAAGGGTTGAAGGTTCCGTTCCCGCTTCACCTGTTCTTCCTCATCCAGGAGAGCGCGCTGGCCCAGGCGCCGCACATAATCATAATAGCCGAGCCGAACAGCGAGTTCCACCTCATAGAGGGATGCACCGCCCCGGTGCTCGTCAAGCACTCCCTGCACCTCGACATGACCGAGGCGTACATCCGCGACGGCGCTAAGGCCCAGCTGACGGTTCTCCAGAACTGGCCGGAGTACGTTCACACGAGGCCGATGACTAGGGCGAGAATCGGTAAGGGGGCCCGCTTCATCAACACCACCGTCGGCCTCGGAACGGGCAGGAGCAACATAGCCAACCCCAAGTACTGGGTGGACGAAAACGGCTACGTCGAGCTGAACGGCATAATCCTTGGCCAGAAGGACTGGTACGTTGACCTGGGGGGAGAGATGTACCTCCAGGGCAGGGGCGCCGCTGGAATAAACGCCAGCAAGGCGGTCATAATGGACGAGAGCACCGTGATAACCCGGGGCATCATAAGGGCGGAAGCGCCGATGGCCAAGGGACACATAAGCTGCGACGCACTGCTGATGAGCGATAGGGCCACGATGGAGACCTACCCAGGACTCGTCAGCAAGGTTGACGACGCCGAGCTCAGCCACGAAGCCGCGATAGGCAAGATACGCGAGGAGGAGCTGTTCTACCTGATGTCGCGCGGTCTGAGCGAGGAGAAGGCGACCCAGCTCATAGTCAAGGGCTTCCTCGAACCGATGCTCAAGGACATCCCGATGGAGTTCCTCGTGGAGATAAGGAAGATTATCGAGCTCGCCGTGAGCGGGGGCATGTGA